The Gemmatimonadaceae bacterium genome includes a window with the following:
- a CDS encoding peptide MFS transporter: protein MTTTPENLGQPQSGPLADPLTDNPRPGVMPHGFFGHPRGLSTLFFTEMWERFSYYGMRAFLILYMVHVLGFDDRHAGSVYGTYTGSVWAATIFGGIIADRWLGQYKSVLIGGIIIALGHFTLAFHPLPFFYAGLALIVIGTGLLKPNVSGIVGSLYETNDARRDAGFSIFYMGINLGAAIGPFIAGYLAQEVDWHLGFACAGVGMTLGLIQYVRGRRHLQPAIDRLERQRREAAETAAAAKLQRATGAPGTAPMEPVFWGFTRVEWKRLAAMGVFFVFAAVFWGAYEQAGSTLNLFGDRYTRTVILGFSFPSSWFVSVQAIFVILLAPVFAWFWMWLKDREPSTPAKFAAGLFFIGMSFVLLLIPAYKLQASPEIRVAPFWLIGCYFIQELGEMSLSPVGLSVFTKLSPVKIVGFMLGVWFLADAVGNKAAGYAAGFISSAPLPELFGVIAATCLGASLVATLMIKPVRGLMSGVH, encoded by the coding sequence ATGACGACGACGCCCGAAAACCTCGGACAACCGCAATCCGGCCCATTGGCCGATCCGCTGACGGACAACCCGCGCCCCGGCGTGATGCCTCACGGGTTCTTCGGCCACCCACGCGGTCTCTCGACGCTGTTCTTCACGGAGATGTGGGAGCGATTCAGCTACTACGGCATGCGCGCGTTCCTGATTCTCTACATGGTGCACGTGCTCGGGTTCGACGACCGGCACGCCGGCTCGGTGTACGGCACCTACACGGGGAGCGTGTGGGCGGCGACGATCTTCGGCGGCATCATCGCCGACCGTTGGCTGGGGCAGTACAAGAGCGTGCTCATCGGCGGCATCATCATCGCGCTGGGGCACTTCACGCTGGCGTTCCATCCGCTGCCGTTCTTCTACGCCGGGCTGGCGCTGATCGTCATCGGTACCGGACTGCTCAAGCCGAACGTGAGCGGCATCGTCGGGTCACTGTACGAGACCAACGATGCGCGTCGCGACGCCGGCTTCTCGATCTTCTACATGGGAATCAACCTCGGCGCGGCCATCGGCCCATTCATCGCCGGCTACCTGGCGCAGGAGGTCGATTGGCATCTGGGGTTCGCCTGCGCCGGCGTGGGGATGACGCTGGGGCTCATCCAGTACGTTCGCGGCCGCCGGCACCTGCAGCCGGCCATCGATCGGCTCGAGCGGCAGCGGCGTGAGGCGGCCGAGACGGCCGCGGCGGCGAAACTCCAGCGGGCAACGGGCGCCCCGGGAACGGCGCCGATGGAGCCCGTGTTCTGGGGCTTCACCAGAGTCGAATGGAAACGGCTGGCCGCGATGGGGGTATTCTTCGTGTTCGCCGCGGTATTCTGGGGCGCGTACGAGCAGGCGGGATCGACCCTCAACCTGTTCGGCGACCGCTATACTCGGACGGTGATTCTGGGCTTCAGCTTCCCGTCGAGTTGGTTCGTCTCGGTTCAGGCGATCTTCGTGATTCTGCTCGCGCCGGTGTTCGCTTGGTTCTGGATGTGGCTCAAGGATCGTGAGCCGTCCACGCCCGCCAAGTTCGCCGCCGGCCTGTTCTTCATCGGGATGTCGTTCGTGCTGCTGCTGATTCCGGCCTACAAGCTTCAGGCCTCGCCGGAGATCCGGGTGGCGCCGTTCTGGCTCATCGGCTGCTATTTCATCCAGGAGCTCGGAGAGATGTCGTTGTCGCCGGTGGGACTCTCCGTGTTCACGAAGCTCTCGCCGGTGAAGATCGTCGGCTTCATGCTCGGGGTCTGGTTCCTGGCCGACGCCGTGGGCAACAAGGCGGCAGGCTACGCGGCGGGGTTCATCTCGTCGGCGCCGCTCCCGGAGCTGTTCGGAGTGATCGCCGCGACGTGTCTCGGCGCGTCGCTGGTTGCCACGCTGATGATCAAACCCGTACGCGGATTGATGAGCGGGGTGCATTGA